A part of Aegilops tauschii subsp. strangulata cultivar AL8/78 chromosome 2, Aet v6.0, whole genome shotgun sequence genomic DNA contains:
- the LOC141040859 gene encoding uncharacterized protein, whose protein sequence is MLKLEKLSTFAGFSIEGDKEKLKMSGLEINPNKYIDIQRIWRVPYTGKEYDSLTDVAASVIHPFYKGMKKNIDMQEEHKLWGITPLPDNLIEYAGVDAYATYKSWNMIDNITNGWEISKAREADPHYDCPF, encoded by the coding sequence ATGCTGAAGCTTGAGAAGTTGTCCACATTTGCTGGTTTCAGCATTGAAGGCGACAAAGAGAAGCTGAAGATGTCTGGTTTGGAGATCAACCCCAACAAGTACATTGACATTCAGCGCATCTGGAGAGTTCCGTACACCGGAAAAGAGTACGACTCCTTGACTGATGTTGCAGCCAGCGTCATCCACCCATTCTACAAAGGCATGAAGAAGAACATCGACATGCAGGAAGAACACAAACTGTGGGGGATCACCCCGCTGCCAGACAACCTCATCGAGTACGCGGGAGTAGATGCGTACGCCACGTACAAGTCATGGAACATGATCGACAACATCACAAATGGTTGGGAAATTTCAAAAGCACGGGAGGCTGACCCCCACTATGACTGCCCCTTTTAG
- the LOC141040860 gene encoding uncharacterized protein, translating into MQNATITTPETCKWDKQLSNNLDVVHVPDEKHAYTKILTGVELHDKETLEIVCTSEQDKANEMMRRLRMKGGDLYPSFIGVDVEPKRLKEFLQEEKLYTFFGFSIEGDKRMLNKSGLEINPNNFIDMQRKWKVPTTRKFYDSLADVVGSVIHPFYKGMKKKIDKEEDHKLWGISPLPDKLIEYAGIDAYAMCKSWKIIDNIVTGWDISKEQEADPYYHCNFAR; encoded by the exons ATGCAAAATGCCACCATCACTACCCCTGAGACGTGCAAGTGGGATAAGCAGCTG AGCAACAACCTCGACGTCGTTCACGTCCCCGACGAGAAGCACGCGTACACCAAAATCCTCACAGGGGTTGAGCTCCACGACAAGGAGACGCTGGAGATCGTCTGCACCAGCGAACAAGACAAGGCCAACGAGATGATGAGAAGGCTCAGGATGAAGGGCGGCGACTTGTATCCTAGCTTCATCGGAGTTGATGTGGA GCCCAAGCGCCTCAAAGAGTTCCTGCAGGAGGAGAAATTGTACACATTTTTCGGTTTCAGCATTGAAGGTGACAAGCGGATGCTGAACAAGTCTGGTTTGGAGATCAACCCCAACAACTTCATCGACATGCAGCGCAAGTGGAAAGTTCCAACCACCAGGAAATTCTATGACTCCTTGGCCGATGTTGTAGGCAGCGTCATCCACCCATTCTACAAAGGCATGAAGAAGAAGATCGACAAGGAGGAAGACCACAAACTATGGGGGATCAGCCCGCTGCCAGACAAGCTCATCGAGTACGCAGGAATAGATGCATACGCCATGTGCAAGTCATGGAAGATAATCGACAACATCGTGACAGGTTGGGATATTTCAAAAGAGCAGGAGGCTGACCCCTACTACCACTGCAACTTCGCGAGATGA